In one Deltaproteobacteria bacterium genomic region, the following are encoded:
- a CDS encoding RNA polymerase sigma factor, translating into MSEADQRDVQAAEHMRRYQGGERGAFEALVALLGPALHRFFLHGFPDPGLADDLYQETWMKVHAARHTHRPGEPVLPWIYGIARHVSADARRRHARHRRRVEASAAVVHTLGPEGGTARPADAEARTESAQLLSRALAELPPQQREALILLKIEGLSVAEAARAAGVSEGALKVRAHRAYARVRAFVEAAGGGPRGEGTS; encoded by the coding sequence ATGAGCGAAGCAGACCAGAGAGATGTGCAGGCAGCCGAGCACATGCGCCGCTACCAGGGCGGTGAGCGAGGGGCCTTCGAGGCCCTGGTGGCCCTCCTCGGGCCGGCCCTCCACCGCTTCTTCCTCCACGGCTTCCCGGATCCGGGGCTGGCCGACGACCTCTACCAGGAGACCTGGATGAAGGTGCACGCCGCCCGCCACACCCACCGCCCGGGTGAGCCCGTCCTGCCCTGGATCTACGGGATCGCCCGCCACGTCTCCGCCGACGCCCGCCGCCGCCACGCCCGCCACCGCCGGCGCGTCGAGGCCAGCGCGGCGGTCGTCCACACCCTCGGTCCGGAGGGGGGCACGGCCCGGCCAGCCGACGCCGAGGCCCGCACCGAGAGCGCCCAGCTCCTCTCCCGGGCCCTGGCCGAGCTGCCCCCCCAGCAGCGCGAGGCCCTGATCCTCCTCAAGATCGAGGGGCTCAGCGTGGCCGAGGCCGCCCGGGCCGCGGGCGTCAGCGAGGGGGCCCTCAAGGTGAGGGCCCACCGGGCCTACGCCCGGGTGAGGGCCTTCGTCGAGGCCGCCGGCGGCGGGCCGCGAGGGGAGGGGACGTCATGA